The genomic region ACCGCGCAGGCTCTCCTTGTTTTCAGCCTCTTTCGCGGCGGCGGCCAATCCCTCCAACCGCTCCACCGCCGATAGGATCCGGTCGATTTTTCTCTCCCGGTTTCCCCGTTGCAAAAAAGTGCGCTGGTTGAGGATTTTTCCGCGCACGATCTCCCGCGCCACCGCCAGCGACTGGCTTTCCGATTCAACAAAGCGAAACTGGGCGCGACGCAAGGGCACGTTTTTGTTCCAATTCGGCTGCAACCAACTGCGCACCCGGCCATGCTCCATCAGGTAAAGCGGAATCCCCAGATCGCTCAACGCCGACAGCGCCGCGCTGGAAAGCGACGCCGCCTGCCCGATCACCACTTGATCGACCGCCGAAAGGGGCACATCCTTGATCATCTGGCCGTCGGCCTCGATGATCAGCCGCCCCTGCCGCTTTCGCAAGGCGGCTCCCGGTATATCCAGATAGAGCGTCCGGCCGAGATTGCTGCCCGGCGTTGGCCGCCGGGGCGCCGCTTGCGCGCCGGTCAAAAAGGCGCTTTCCTCCGGCATACAGCGCTCGGCCAGGGCGCAACCTTTGCATTTGACTTCCGGCACAGAAGACAAGGGCGGCGGCTCTCCCGCTTCGCGAATCGCCCGGGCCGCCGCCAACGCCTGCAGGGCCGTCTCCCGCAGCGACTCATCGAAAAACACCTGTCGCCGTTCGGCCGATGCCACGTAATAGACATACCCGTACCCTACTTCCCGACTGGTGGCTTCCTCCAAGAGCAGCCCTTGCACATCCAGGACGCCGCGCAACCTCAGCGATTCGGAAGAAAAAAAGACCTGCCGCGTCTGCACCCGACCGTCGTCGCTGCGGGTCCGGCGCTCGTTGCGGCGCTCATCCTGAAAGCGGCCTTCGAGCATGTGATGGTTTGTCTCCTCCGCCCCTTCCACCGCGCGGTAGTAAAAGTTTCGCGGACAAAACAACACCTCCGCCACGGCGGAAACGGGGAGGTATTCGCGATTATCGGTATCCAATGGAAATGGCCTCTTTCATTGATACTAAGGGAAATATGTAGATGTAAAAATTCCTGCCCTGTTATCAGTTTGCC from Heliomicrobium undosum harbors:
- the cas1 gene encoding CRISPR-associated endonuclease Cas1, with product MDTDNREYLPVSAVAEVLFCPRNFYYRAVEGAEETNHHMLEGRFQDERRNERRTRSDDGRVQTRQVFFSSESLRLRGVLDVQGLLLEEATSREVGYGYVYYVASAERRQVFFDESLRETALQALAAARAIREAGEPPPLSSVPEVKCKGCALAERCMPEESAFLTGAQAAPRRPTPGSNLGRTLYLDIPGAALRKRQGRLIIEADGQMIKDVPLSAVDQVVIGQAASLSSAALSALSDLGIPLYLMEHGRVRSWLQPNWNKNVPLRRAQFRFVESESQSLAVAREIVRGKILNQRTFLQRGNRERKIDRILSAVERLEGLAAAAKEAENKESLRGLEGLAGRLYFSGFAKLLRPGEGFDFASRNRRPPRDPVNALLSYAYSLLTKDCINVIIRAGLDPYLGLYHCERNGRPALALDLMEEFRAIVADSVVLNVVNRGIIKESDFEPVFDGIQLKDGGRKRFFGAYQTRIREEAVHPVFGYRANYLRLMEIQARYLGKVMQGEWPQYDAFRAR